Proteins encoded in a region of the Flavobacteriaceae bacterium HL-DH10 genome:
- a CDS encoding DUF4159 domain-containing protein — protein MKLFFIFIFSLISIGGFSQEIALLKYQGGGDWYANPTSLKNLIRFCNENIDTKISTKPETVETGSSDIFQFPFIHMTGHGNVFFSETDAENLRNYLISGGFLHIDDNYGLKPYITKELKKVFPNKDLVELPANHAIFNIVYKFPNGLPKIHEHDGKRPQAFGVFNENRLVLLFTFESDLGDGWEDSEVHNDPENVREKALNMGANIIKYVFEN, from the coding sequence ATGAAGTTATTTTTTATTTTTATTTTTTCACTTATATCTATTGGTGGTTTTTCTCAAGAAATAGCCCTATTAAAATATCAAGGTGGTGGCGATTGGTACGCAAACCCAACATCTTTAAAAAATTTAATTAGGTTTTGCAATGAAAATATTGATACTAAAATAAGTACAAAACCTGAAACCGTCGAAACAGGAAGTAGCGATATTTTTCAATTTCCGTTTATTCACATGACTGGCCATGGTAATGTTTTTTTTAGTGAAACTGATGCCGAAAACCTTCGTAATTACCTGATTTCGGGTGGATTTTTACATATTGATGATAATTATGGTTTAAAGCCTTATATCACCAAAGAACTAAAAAAAGTATTTCCAAATAAAGATTTAGTAGAATTACCAGCAAATCACGCCATTTTCAACATAGTATATAAATTCCCGAATGGCTTACCTAAAATTCATGAACACGATGGCAAGCGCCCACAAGCTTTTGGAGTTTTCAATGAAAACAGACTTGTTTTACTATTTACTTTTGAAAGTGATTTAGGTGATGGATGGGAAGATTCCGAAGTGCATAACGACCCTGAAAATGTTAGAGAAAAAGCTTTAAATATGGGAGCTAACATTATTAAGTATGTTTTTGAAAATTAA
- a CDS encoding 16S rRNA (uracil(1498)-N(3))-methyltransferase translates to MQLFYNPNITESTSQFTFDKEESRHIVKVLRKTIGDTLHITNGKGWLFNAEVTVPDIKKCMVTIVSKSLQPKRDYNLHLAVAPTKMNDRYEWFLEKATEIGIDSITPIICDHSERKIIKTERFEKILQSATKQSLSCYMPKLNDAIAFKDFIKQDFNGDLFIAHCEETHRKSLKNELKPKTDITILIGPEGDFSVKEIELALKNNFIPVTLGDTRLRTETAAIVACHSAAFINE, encoded by the coding sequence ATGCAACTTTTTTACAATCCAAACATAACCGAAAGCACTTCTCAATTTACTTTTGATAAAGAAGAAAGCAGACATATTGTAAAAGTGTTACGTAAAACCATTGGAGACACCTTGCATATTACAAATGGAAAAGGGTGGTTATTTAATGCCGAAGTAACTGTTCCAGATATAAAAAAATGCATGGTTACCATTGTTTCTAAATCATTACAACCTAAACGAGATTATAATTTACACCTTGCCGTAGCACCCACAAAAATGAACGACCGCTACGAATGGTTTTTAGAAAAAGCTACCGAAATTGGCATTGATAGCATCACGCCTATTATTTGCGATCATAGCGAACGTAAAATAATCAAAACAGAACGTTTTGAAAAAATCTTGCAATCGGCAACAAAGCAATCTTTAAGCTGTTACATGCCAAAACTTAATGACGCTATTGCTTTTAAAGACTTTATAAAACAGGATTTTAATGGCGATTTATTTATTGCGCATTGTGAAGAAACCCATAGAAAATCGTTAAAAAACGAACTAAAACCTAAAACAGATATCACTATTTTGATTGGACCAGAAGGTGATTTTTCTGTTAAAGAAATAGAATTAGCACTCAAAAACAACTTTATTCCTGTAACTTTGGGAGACACTAGATTACGCACAGAAACGGCTGCTATTGTAGCGTGCCATAGCGCTGCATTTATAAACGAATAA
- a CDS encoding TrmH family RNA methyltransferase: protein MQLTHYNTNFNKRKFPITLVCDNVTNAPNIGSLFRIADAFGIEKLILCGEQITIGRKITKTSRATEKVVNYEINESASKVINDLKTKGYQIISLEITSESKPIHTVQFSTEKPIALVIGDENFGVSESILNISDTIIHIDMFGQNSSMNVVQATNIALYEITKQFL, encoded by the coding sequence TTGCAACTCACACATTACAATACAAACTTTAACAAACGTAAATTTCCAATAACATTAGTTTGCGACAACGTTACTAATGCTCCCAATATTGGTAGTTTATTTAGAATTGCCGATGCCTTTGGCATTGAAAAACTTATTCTTTGTGGTGAACAAATAACTATTGGACGAAAAATCACAAAAACCTCCAGAGCTACTGAAAAAGTGGTTAATTATGAAATAAACGAATCAGCTTCAAAAGTTATTAATGATTTAAAAACTAAGGGTTATCAAATCATTTCTTTAGAAATAACAAGTGAAAGCAAACCTATACATACGGTTCAGTTTTCAACAGAAAAACCGATAGCGTTAGTTATTGGTGATGAAAATTTTGGTGTATCAGAAAGCATTCTAAACATTTCAGATACCATAATTCATATTGATATGTTTGGACAAAATAGCAGTATGAATGTGGTTCAAGCTACCAACATTGCTTTATATGAAATAACAAAGCAATTCCTTTAA
- a CDS encoding HDIG domain-containing protein encodes MKDFINNLYRNHSLIYKGLLFVSTTILIVYLFPKSGKFKYNFEKGKPWQSENLYAPFDFAIKKTAEEISAEKKVITDNSVLYFNVDETVVEKVREAYKNEFREVFHDSIFKKELPKIYDLGELIINELYAFGVLNENYDVSEESSVVILDGRVEKQKTVFSNLIKQDAVKETIDKLLIDNNLENLKTDFVSLFFDLVEPNLIFDKSFTERALKEELDKISYARGSIEKGTLIVSKGEVVEGDKFQKLNSLKSEYESQVWSKSNYIWVLFAYTLLVALALLMLLLFLRKYRVTVFENNTKVTFIFFNIFLMILITTLVINYNAKYIYVVPICILPLVFKAFFDARLGLFAHVITVLLLGFIVPNSYEYMFLQIIAGIVTILTVSELYKRANLFISVGQITLIYIVAYFAFFVIHEGTIETIKWETFIWFVLCGLATLFVQPLIYIYEKLFGLVSDVSLLELSDTNSKLLKELSNKAPGTFHHSLNVANLAESSANEIGANAMLVRVGALYHDIGKMKNPTYFTENQSTGINPHDELSSKESARIITDHVINGIEIAKKHNLPDRVIDFIRTHHGTSVVYYFYMKEKNDYEDVDKLEFSYPGPKPFSKETAILMMCDSIEAASKSLKEPTSTKIDAFVENIIDKQIEEGQFLNANITFKEIQSIKKVLKHKLANIYHLRIEYPE; translated from the coding sequence ATGAAAGACTTTATAAACAACCTATATAGAAATCATTCTTTAATTTATAAAGGACTTTTGTTTGTGAGTACCACTATTTTAATAGTGTATTTGTTTCCAAAAAGCGGAAAATTCAAGTATAACTTTGAGAAAGGAAAGCCTTGGCAGTCTGAAAATTTATATGCTCCCTTTGATTTTGCGATAAAAAAAACAGCAGAGGAAATTAGTGCTGAAAAAAAGGTTATCACAGATAACTCAGTTTTATATTTTAATGTTGATGAGACTGTTGTAGAAAAGGTTAGGGAGGCGTATAAAAATGAATTTAGAGAAGTATTTCATGATTCCATTTTTAAAAAAGAATTGCCTAAAATATATGATCTAGGTGAGCTTATAATTAATGAATTATATGCTTTTGGCGTTTTAAATGAAAATTATGATGTCTCTGAAGAGAGTTCGGTTGTTATTTTAGATGGTCGAGTTGAAAAACAAAAGACCGTTTTTTCTAATTTAATAAAACAGGATGCTGTTAAAGAAACTATTGATAAACTATTAATTGATAATAATTTAGAAAACTTAAAAACAGATTTTGTTTCTTTATTTTTTGATTTAGTAGAACCTAATTTAATATTTGATAAATCATTCACAGAAAGAGCTTTAAAAGAGGAGCTTGACAAGATTTCTTATGCAAGAGGAAGTATAGAAAAGGGGACTTTAATTGTGTCAAAAGGAGAAGTTGTTGAGGGTGATAAGTTTCAAAAATTAAACTCGCTTAAGTCCGAATACGAATCTCAAGTTTGGAGTAAATCCAATTATATTTGGGTTTTATTTGCTTATACATTATTAGTAGCATTAGCATTATTAATGTTATTGCTTTTTTTAAGAAAATATAGAGTTACCGTATTTGAAAATAATACAAAAGTTACTTTTATATTTTTCAATATATTTTTAATGATATTAATTACAACCTTAGTAATTAATTATAATGCTAAATATATTTATGTAGTGCCTATTTGTATCCTGCCATTAGTTTTTAAAGCCTTTTTCGACGCGAGATTAGGTTTGTTTGCTCATGTCATTACAGTGTTGCTATTAGGTTTTATAGTGCCTAATAGTTATGAGTATATGTTTCTTCAAATTATTGCAGGTATTGTAACAATATTAACGGTTTCAGAGCTTTATAAACGCGCTAATTTGTTTATTTCAGTAGGTCAGATAACTTTGATATATATAGTCGCTTATTTTGCCTTTTTTGTAATTCATGAAGGTACTATTGAAACTATAAAATGGGAGACGTTTATTTGGTTTGTTTTGTGCGGATTGGCAACGTTGTTTGTCCAACCATTAATTTATATTTATGAAAAGCTTTTCGGTTTAGTGTCTGATGTATCACTTTTAGAATTGTCAGATACCAATTCAAAATTACTAAAAGAACTTTCTAATAAAGCACCAGGAACATTTCATCATTCATTAAATGTGGCTAATCTTGCAGAATCGTCAGCAAATGAGATAGGTGCAAATGCGATGTTGGTTAGGGTAGGAGCATTATATCATGATATTGGTAAAATGAAAAATCCAACTTATTTTACAGAGAATCAATCAACAGGTATTAATCCGCATGATGAATTATCTTCAAAAGAAAGCGCAAGAATTATTACAGATCATGTTATTAATGGTATTGAAATAGCTAAAAAGCATAATTTACCCGATAGGGTTATTGATTTTATTAGAACACATCATGGCACAAGTGTCGTTTATTATTTTTACATGAAAGAGAAAAATGATTATGAAGACGTAGATAAACTTGAATTTAGTTACCCTGGACCAAAACCCTTTAGTAAAGAGACCGCTATTTTAATGATGTGTGATAGTATTGAAGCGGCTTCAAAGAGTTTAAAAGAACCAACATCTACTAAAATTGATGCATTTGTAGAAAATATTATAGATAAGCAAATAGAAGAAGGTCAGTTTTTAAATGCTAATATAACATTTAAAGAAATCCAGTCTATAAAAAAAGTTTTAAAGCATAAGTTGGCTAATATCTATCACTTACGTATAGAATATCCAGAATAA
- a CDS encoding class I SAM-dependent methyltransferase translates to MNTLILNTEIQDFIKKNLNSDISSVLLKGTNFYSVETKAIIEQIEAKKRCEKKLPTWFHCKNIYYPNKLNIEQTSSEVSAKYKSDLIKGDSIIDLTGGFGVDCFFFSKRFKTVEHCEINESLSNIVNHNYKQLEANNIKTIHADGIDYLKSTNQNFDWIYIDPSRRHDSKGKVFFLNDCLPNVPQHLEILFKHSKNILIKTSPLLDLSVGISELTHVKTIHVVAINNEVKELLWVLEDGFEGDISIETVNIKKDQNDYFNFSLENEKLIDSIYNQPLAYLYEPNSAILKAGGFHSITKQLDVFKLHKHSHLYTNKTEIDFPGRAFKIENIINYNKKALKKLNITKANITTRNFPETVQQIRKKFNIKDGGDSFIFFTTNIDNEKIVIITTKLY, encoded by the coding sequence TTGAACACATTAATTTTAAATACTGAAATACAGGACTTTATTAAAAAGAACTTAAATTCAGACATTTCATCGGTACTATTAAAAGGCACGAATTTTTATTCGGTTGAAACCAAAGCTATTATTGAACAAATTGAAGCGAAAAAACGTTGCGAAAAGAAATTACCAACTTGGTTTCATTGCAAAAACATATATTACCCTAATAAATTAAATATTGAACAAACGTCCTCTGAAGTTTCTGCCAAATACAAATCCGATTTAATTAAAGGAGATTCAATAATAGACTTAACAGGTGGTTTTGGAGTCGACTGCTTTTTCTTTTCAAAACGCTTTAAAACGGTTGAACATTGCGAAATAAATGAAAGTCTTTCTAATATTGTTAATCATAATTATAAACAACTAGAAGCTAATAATATTAAAACCATTCATGCCGATGGTATTGACTATTTAAAAAGTACTAATCAAAATTTTGATTGGATTTACATAGACCCTTCAAGGCGACATGATAGCAAAGGAAAAGTCTTCTTTTTAAACGATTGTTTACCTAATGTGCCACAACATTTAGAAATACTTTTCAAACACTCTAAAAACATTCTAATTAAAACATCGCCCCTACTCGATTTATCGGTTGGTATTAGCGAATTAACACATGTTAAAACTATACACGTAGTAGCTATAAATAATGAGGTTAAAGAATTACTTTGGGTTTTAGAAGATGGTTTTGAAGGAGATATTTCTATTGAAACGGTAAACATCAAAAAAGACCAAAATGACTATTTTAATTTTTCGTTAGAAAACGAAAAATTGATAGATTCTATATATAACCAACCGCTTGCTTATTTATACGAACCCAATAGCGCTATTTTAAAAGCTGGTGGATTTCATTCCATTACAAAGCAATTAGATGTTTTTAAGCTTCATAAACACTCTCATTTATATACCAATAAAACAGAAATAGATTTCCCCGGCAGAGCTTTTAAAATTGAAAACATTATAAACTACAACAAAAAAGCGTTAAAAAAACTAAACATAACTAAAGCGAATATCACAACCAGAAATTTTCCTGAAACTGTTCAGCAAATTCGCAAAAAATTCAATATTAAAGATGGTGGAGATTCCTTTATCTTTTTCACTACAAATATTGACAATGAAAAGATTGTTATCATTACCACAAAACTATATTAA
- the tsaD gene encoding tRNA (adenosine(37)-N6)-threonylcarbamoyltransferase complex transferase subunit TsaD translates to MGSQNIYILGIESSCDDTAASVIHNGKILSNVVANQKIHEEFGGVVPELASRAHQQNIVPVVHQALKKANITKEELHAIAFTRGPGLMGSLLVGTSFAKSLAYGLNIPLIDVNHMQGHILAHFIDEEGFEKPPFPFLAMTISGGHTQIVKVVSYFNMEVIGETIDDAVGEAFDKSGKILGLGYPAGPEIDRRAKLGNPKAFQFTKPKVDGLNFSFSGLKTAILYFIQREVKANPNFIEDHLNDICASIQYTIIGILIDKLKLASKQTGINHIAIGGGVSANSGIRQALKDGEQKFGWTTYVPKFEFTTDNAAMIAIVGYLKYLENDFAEQDVMASARLKI, encoded by the coding sequence ATGGGTTCACAAAATATTTATATACTAGGAATTGAGTCGTCATGCGACGACACAGCCGCTTCTGTAATACACAACGGTAAAATTTTAAGCAATGTTGTAGCTAATCAAAAAATACATGAAGAGTTTGGTGGTGTTGTACCAGAATTAGCTTCTAGGGCGCATCAACAAAACATTGTTCCTGTAGTACACCAAGCACTTAAAAAAGCAAATATTACTAAAGAAGAGTTACATGCCATTGCATTTACACGAGGTCCAGGTTTAATGGGATCTTTATTGGTTGGAACATCTTTTGCAAAATCACTGGCTTACGGATTAAACATTCCGTTAATAGATGTAAACCACATGCAAGGGCATATTTTAGCCCATTTTATAGATGAAGAAGGTTTTGAAAAACCTCCATTTCCTTTTTTAGCGATGACTATTTCTGGAGGTCACACACAAATTGTGAAAGTTGTAAGCTATTTTAATATGGAAGTCATTGGCGAAACCATTGATGATGCCGTTGGTGAAGCTTTCGATAAAAGTGGAAAAATTTTAGGCTTAGGTTACCCTGCAGGTCCCGAAATTGATAGACGTGCCAAATTAGGAAACCCAAAAGCTTTTCAATTTACGAAACCTAAAGTAGATGGTTTAAACTTTAGCTTTTCTGGATTAAAAACGGCTATTCTTTATTTTATTCAACGTGAAGTAAAAGCAAATCCTAATTTTATTGAAGACCACCTGAATGATATTTGTGCGTCTATACAGTATACAATTATTGGGATTTTAATAGATAAACTAAAACTAGCTTCAAAACAAACAGGTATTAATCATATTGCAATTGGTGGTGGTGTTTCTGCAAATTCAGGTATTAGACAAGCATTGAAAGATGGCGAACAAAAATTTGGATGGACCACCTATGTTCCTAAATTTGAATTCACTACCGATAATGCTGCTATGATTGCCATTGTTGGTTATTTAAAATATTTAGAAAATGATTTTGCTGAGCAAGATGTGATGGCTTCTGCTAGGTTAAAAATTTAA
- a CDS encoding AI-2E family transporter, with translation MNSKSISNGILRAVSIILGIALLLYFLYQIQSVIGYIAIAAVISLIGRPIVLFLERRLKFKNTIAVIVTMVILLGIFFGLVGLFIPLVVKQGHNLSLLNINELQSNIENLYIKIIEYFNIHQIDIEQSLKESNLLAKIDYSLIPDFLNSIISGLGSFSIGLFSVLFISFFFLKDSRLFESGIMTFIPDNKESRWKNSSEKIKDLLSRYFVGLIFQILILFIIYTIGLLIIGVENPIVIAFLCALLNLVPYVGPLIGAFLMLTLTMTSNLGDSFSHVILPKTLWVFVVFMIGQLVDNFGSQPIIFSKSVKSHPLEIFLVILITGILFGIIGLILAIPVYTSIKVILKEFLSENKIVKKLTKNL, from the coding sequence ATGAATTCTAAATCAATTTCAAACGGTATTTTAAGAGCAGTCAGTATTATTTTAGGCATTGCCTTATTGCTTTACTTTTTATATCAAATACAGTCGGTTATAGGCTATATTGCTATTGCTGCTGTTATATCATTAATTGGCAGACCCATTGTGCTTTTTTTAGAACGCAGATTGAAATTTAAAAACACCATTGCAGTAATTGTTACCATGGTTATCTTACTAGGTATATTCTTTGGCTTAGTAGGTTTATTTATTCCTTTAGTGGTAAAGCAAGGTCATAATTTATCGCTGTTAAATATTAATGAATTACAAAGTAATATTGAAAATTTATATATTAAAATTATTGAATATTTTAATATTCATCAAATTGATATTGAACAGTCTTTAAAAGAATCGAATCTCTTAGCTAAAATAGATTATTCATTAATTCCAGACTTTTTAAACTCGATTATTAGTGGACTTGGAAGCTTTAGTATTGGGTTGTTTTCGGTACTTTTTATATCCTTTTTCTTTTTAAAAGACAGCAGACTCTTTGAAAGTGGTATTATGACTTTTATACCCGATAATAAAGAATCTCGTTGGAAAAACTCTTCAGAAAAAATTAAAGACTTATTATCAAGATATTTTGTCGGCTTAATTTTTCAAATACTCATCCTTTTTATTATTTACACCATTGGCTTACTTATAATTGGTGTAGAAAACCCCATTGTAATCGCTTTTTTGTGTGCATTGCTAAATCTGGTACCTTATGTTGGTCCGTTAATTGGAGCCTTTTTAATGCTTACACTTACAATGACCAGTAACCTTGGCGATAGTTTTAGTCATGTTATTTTACCAAAAACACTCTGGGTATTTGTTGTATTTATGATTGGACAACTGGTTGATAATTTTGGTAGCCAACCCATCATATTTTCTAAAAGCGTAAAATCGCATCCTTTAGAAATTTTTCTAGTAATATTAATAACGGGTATTTTATTTGGTATTATCGGACTTATTCTTGCTATACCTGTCTATACCTCTATAAAAGTTATTTTAAAAGAATTTTTATCTGAGAACAAAATTGTTAAAAAACTTACCAAAAACTTATAG
- a CDS encoding peptidylprolyl isomerase, translating into MFKQLLILLFISCSAILKAQNTTEKELETIETPEQIKSYLETKNSKKNKLITFNEEKHKTRLTKELFKMHVGGTKISENEFEKTYYKIADKTKKIYYRVSYIYLDGTKYKLEKITNLRNLIINKFKNGASFDFLAKQYSMDDNANKGGDSGWFLKGDMHPDFENSIIKDSHEIHDIFTIDIPSKKWYYVILKTYEPKEISEIEVLKIIEQVN; encoded by the coding sequence ATGTTTAAACAATTACTTATTTTATTATTTATTAGCTGCTCAGCCATTTTAAAAGCTCAAAATACCACAGAAAAAGAATTAGAAACCATTGAAACTCCAGAACAAATTAAAAGCTATTTAGAAACTAAAAATTCTAAAAAGAATAAATTAATTACTTTTAATGAAGAAAAACATAAAACACGACTAACAAAAGAACTTTTTAAAATGCATGTTGGTGGCACAAAAATAAGTGAAAATGAATTTGAAAAAACCTATTATAAAATAGCCGATAAAACAAAAAAAATCTATTATAGAGTGTCTTATATTTATTTAGATGGCACCAAATACAAACTTGAAAAAATCACTAATTTAAGAAACTTAATTATTAATAAATTTAAAAATGGAGCCTCTTTTGATTTCTTAGCAAAACAATACTCAATGGATGACAACGCTAATAAAGGCGGTGATTCTGGGTGGTTTTTAAAAGGAGATATGCACCCTGACTTTGAAAATAGTATAATAAAAGACTCCCATGAAATACATGATATTTTTACGATAGATATTCCATCTAAAAAATGGTATTACGTCATTTTAAAAACATACGAACCAAAAGAAATTTCTGAAATTGAAGTTTTAAAAATCATAGAACAGGTAAATTAA